From Hypomesus transpacificus isolate Combined female chromosome 3, fHypTra1, whole genome shotgun sequence:
GGGTTATTCTGGTACAAGTCATAGCTTTTGAAATTTTACGGAAGTTCTGTTGTCAAAGCTATTttggattaaaaaaaacatcaacaacagaCCAAACCCAGGAGTCCTTGGATGTTGTCAGCCCTTTCTTacacaagacagagagagagatattgccTAACTGAAATACAAAACTGTGTTGATAAATATTTTCCATTGGCAGTGCATGCAACTTTGAAACAGACAGTGATTTAGTTTGAAAAGTTAAGTTATAAGGGGTTAGAGTCTAAACTGTAACTAAACTTTAGACAGTGGAAAAAGCGTAAAAGTGTTTACTTGAATATAACATATCGTACACTTGCATTTCAGAAACTGAATTCTTGTCATCCCTTCCTAAACAACTGACGGCCAAAAAGTGCATTAGCAAACATTACTATGGTCATAACAGCGTTTGGGGTGTGTAATGTTTTTTTGACATCGTTACAATATCTATGTTCCTTTAAGCGGTAAAAAGTAAGTTCCTTTATAGACAGTCTAACATAAGGAACTGAGGTTTTGTGCAGTGAAACTCTGTAGAAGGGACACTCGGATGGTCTTAAGGTATTTGTGGTGTTGTTTTATGATACTTAACTAAGAGCCAGAGGGTCTTAGTtaagactgatcagcaaagctttttttaatcttatgtaattgtataatctaataaattgtattgaaatcgcatcccttgactattcagatccaCACAGTGCCACTGTTGGGGTGCTTAAGAGTGTGTTGAGAGTTTAAGGAgtcaattgaattcaattaaGGAGTCAATTGAGGTGGAGCCAGGGTCCACATGCGCTGTATTTGGCTTGGGAGCAGTGGGTCTGGCTGCTGTCATGGTCTGCAAAGCCGCAGGGGCTAAGAGGATCATTGCTGTTGACATCAATCCAGGAAAGTTTGAGAAGGCCAAGGTTTTTGGTGCTACAGAGTTCCTCAACCCCAAGGACCACAGCAAACCTGTCAGCCAAGTGTTGTCTGAGATGACCAATGGGGGAGTGGATTTCTCCCTGGAGTGTGTTGGGAATGTGGCTGTTATGGTGAGTTGTTTGCAGGCTGCATACGTACCATCCTGAAAATGACACAAAATGACTTTTTAAAGAGAGGTAATAGTCAATGTATGAATCTACTACTTTAGAGAAGCGCCTTGGAGTCCTGTATGAAAGGTTGGGGAGTGAGTGTCCTTGTTGGTTGGACAGACATGGATGACTTTTCTGTCAGACCCATTCAGCTCATTGCTGGGCGCACATTGAAAGGATCTTTCTTTGGAGGTAAGCCCGTTGTTGTCGACATTTGTTTTCTGTATCTAATGTGTTACTGTCAACCATTATATATAGGATTGTGTTGTGTGAAAATAGGTACAGAATTCTGTAGACCATCCACAAATACTTCTTTTGACAGGCTTTAAGGGTAAGGATGGGGTGCCTCAGATGGTGAACGCCTACCTGGAGAAGCAACTGAAGCTGGATGAGTTCATCACCCACAACATGACTCTGGCGGAAGTCAACGATGCAATTAAGCTGATGAAGACTGGTGAATGGTAACATTATTTTTTTTCTAACAGGACTGTCTAGGCAGATGCACGAACACTGAAATGTTTGAAACATTTTCTGTGTTTCAACTAAAGACACACTTGTTTATCTTACAATTGCGTGTTGCATAAAATGACATGTTGTGCTCTTTGTTTTGCAGCATTCGGACTATTCTGAGTGTGTCATCACAATAAGGTGATGGTCATCAAACCTACAGTATGTAGTCACATATCCTATATTCTTGCACAGCAAATCAAACACTATAAATATCCATATGTATTGTAAGCATTGACAAATGTTGTTTGGTTTTAAAGAAATTATCCATCATTATTATCTTTTATGACTTtaccatataacaaaacaccATGAGAATGATGCTTGATGCACTGCTATAGTGACTATAACAGTAATGCTAACCTTATGTTAATGAGAAAATGTGTGATAACTGTGTAATCATATCAAGTAATGTGTCTGAATAgcctttttataatcattgttgCAAAAGATGTATCTAGTAGCAAATGTAGCTGTCCTTAGAAATCAGACTTGTGTTTTTTTGCCAAGTAAGTGTTCACAAACATATGACTTATAATAAACATATTGAATCTTAAAATCTTAAAGTGAGTGTGCGTGCTCATCCTTAAATGACACATTATAGTTTTTTGATTGATTTACTACTTTAATGTATAACATATTGCTGTATATTCATCAACATACTATATTTAATGCCTTAAGTGTGTTTGATACATGTGTCTTGACAGGTGAGAAGGAAGGAAAAAGCAAGGTCATTCTGCCTCCCCAATCGCCTTGAATGTGGTTAAAAAATTTAGGGAGAAACTACAAAATCTCATCTCTGTTGAAATCTATACCAACACTGCTTATCCATCCTTTTGCTTTAAACCTGAAAATATGGGCCAAGGGCTGTCGCATGTATTTTGAATGTTGCTTGACACATTCATGCAGAATGAATCAAACTCACAAATGAATACTGACAGAAGCAGCTtggatgaaacacacacacacatcaaagtgGATCACTGTGGTTGAATTTTTGCAGAAACAGTGATAGAATAGTCAGGATGCCATAGTAATACAAATTATTTATCAATACTGAAAACACTTGAGAAAGATCTTTGGATCAGAGCTGCAGAAGGACACCCTAACGTCGTTCGACAGAGTGATGCCGATCATAAAACACACCATGTCTTTTGTAGTCTAATGGCATCTGGTCTATATAAGCAACAATCAATAAAGACATCATTTACAAACAACTCCAAAAAGGATCCCTTCCTGGAGGATGGAAATGGAGCTGTCCCTGTTTCTACCCATCCTCAGCTCACAAAATGGCCTCCTCACAGTTGTAACAACAGGTTCTTAGATTAGTGTCTCCAAGctcactcatcctccctccaAATTGTCCTTTACAACTAAGACCATGCCATAAAACCTTCAGGAGCATCAAGTCCTAacggtcatttaccccaaaagtAGTTGAACAGACAGCTAACTGTTCTAACATGAACAACCGGCAGTTTCTAACACTTTACAACTCTTGAACTCGACTAAATTATCCTTCCATCCTGCAAGCAACACAAGTTCTCACAGcatgtctcttaccaatgaaacCACATTAATTCTACACAACCTAAAATTCCATTACAATCACAGTGTGATTTTCCATGCCATTGCACAatgcagacacagaaacactcatGGTCTAATTATGGAAGTGTGCTCcctcacacaaacgcacacacatagaaTACCCAAGGGAATGTGATTGAAGGAGACCAATAAAGCACATTTAATTGTGGCCTAGAAATTAGGGTAAAGGCATACATTGTAATAATACAGCACACCAGTTAATATAAGAACATAAACAGAGAATGGGATGTGTAAGCATAGCCATGTTCAACAATGTAATATAAACCATGTTTATCTCACATTACAACAAGCCCAAAGCAGATGTATATGTGTCGTTTGTTAGTATTCCTTCCAACTTAATTGACCTCTTTACATCAGTATTGATGCTATTCTTCACAGGATGCATGAATAAGGACAATATTCCTCGAGGAGTTCAATTTCACTATATATGAAACTTTGTGTCCCAGATTTGTGAACATGTATGAATTAATATTAAGCTAAACTCAAATGCTATTTTTAAGATGTGAGGTTCTAAGAAATTGACATAATTTGCCTAGCAGCAAGACCATGGAGtacaaaaaaagttttattaatACAACAATTTCTTCCTTTTTTCATGCACACATTTCCATTACGTTTAGCACATGGTTAATAATGGTTAACCTTAGTAACAACTCTGTTACTCTCAGCTATGTTATCGTAAACCCTATTATCATTTACTTTTCCAGAGTAACAGGGTTgacataaatacatgtaaatgcatCAACCCTTGTTCTTTTTATCTTATGTCAAACTATTATGTATGTTGTA
This genomic window contains:
- the LOC124465530 gene encoding alcohol dehydrogenase 1-like, which codes for MVCKAAGAKRIIAVDINPGKFEKAKVFGATEFLNPKDHSKPVSQVLSEMTNGGVDFSLECVGNVAVMRSALESCMKGWGVSVLVGWTDMDDFSVRPIQLIAGRTLKGSFFGGFKGKDGVPQMVNAYLEKQLKLDEFITHNMTLAEVNDAIKLMKTGECIRTILSVSSQ